In Glandiceps talaboti chromosome 4, keGlaTala1.1, whole genome shotgun sequence, a single window of DNA contains:
- the LOC144434125 gene encoding uncharacterized protein LOC144434125 → MENLDPTSSLASSQTSSQDPDYVPEETESPDRLGGYLRGVSRSSYTLRPDLTRDLTKHVDDSFTFKVGVCPVCEPILTQAAVGFFTIQHCCSTLKKRKKAHLEPLKTDNRQWRNIIEENKWIRGSLFDPAGNYLFCQECIVSVLGVSRQRLASQRNIKQQEFLNPVVSLKKKDVLLQKLEKYVLIPDPTVDWNDWWTGVCEEDEVEVRQFSARHGLEGRLSNNNKTVLKEQFLTFADANSYPTGRHEEHKGPLFYFLPVFTRLSIPRISENNYDTKLKHSFIGVFNSNQQQLGRETVSSSAAEGWLSQYRSRHSIHPHKSDYCNTCKEVSKEICTKSTIVQRMTECGDTDEGELLRIKTTIDSLKLHIAEHKEKATIAQHFYKQSCNTAWQSQQMIEDLESKDVRTDEEEITLLEEKTNYVACFSIDYKMVVTVPQWHLTPQPAISYYKMKLCVDEAVIVHHNFGKAYSYIFDERCGPKNSNHTLSILDKHMRSLDLSWTTKAMVFMDNAPSTNKNTWLVCWIKEMMERHETLQYIRICFLLAGHSKFMPDWIFACMSSSMKKCDIFNTHDIETVASTYSEAKILSETDFADWRTSLRFHYGSLVVHGIGSYHDIMGERQDGAVVVLARDNLDSGPWKNITPQMTIEGTAYPSENITPRALKPEKVKQLHEMYDRFIPDDKRLDFLPAPVHIYIIPPATETQQQQDPSAALGKQHMDALKMARRKK, encoded by the exons ATGGAGAACCTGGATCCAACATCCAGTTTGGCGTCATCACAGACATCTAGTCAGGACCCAGACTATGTACCCGAGGAGACTGAGTCACCAGACCGACTTGGTGGGTATTTGCGAGGAGTTTCTCGTTCGAGTTACACTCTCCGACCTGACCTCACACGGGATTTAACCAAACATGTTG atgattcttttacttttaaagttggAGTATGTCCAGTTTGTGAACCCATATTAACACAAGCAGCTGTTGGATTCTTTACCATCCAACATTGTTGCAGTACactcaaaaaaagaaaaaaagcacACCTGGAACCCCTTAAAACAGACAACAGACAATGGAGGAACATCATAGAAGAAAATAAATGGATTAGAGGAAGTTTATTTGACCCTGCAGGAAATTATTTATTCTGCCAAGAGTGTATTGTCAGTGTGCTTGGTGTATCACGCCAGCGATTGGCCAGCCAAAGAAATATCAAACAACAAGAATTCCTAAATCCAGTGGTGTcattaaaaaagaaagatgtCCTCCTTCAGAAACTGGAGAAGTACGTTCTTATTCCAGACCCAACTGTAGACTGGAATGACTGGTGGACCGGTGTCTGTGAAGAGGATGAAGTGGAGGTCAGACAGTTTTCAGCCCGACATGGTCTGGAAGGGAGATtgtcaaacaacaataaaactgTTCTGAAGGAACAATTCCTAACATTTGCTGATGCAAACTCCTATCCAACAGGTCGTCATGAAGAACACAAGGGTCCTTTGTTCTACTTTTTACCAGTATTTACCCGATTGTCTATTCCCAGGATTTCAGAGAATAACTATGACACTAAACTGAAGCATTCTTTCATTGGTGTCTTCAACTCCAATCAGCAACAGCTTGGAAGAGAAACTGTAAGTAGCAGTGCAGCAGAGGGCTGGTTATCTCAGTACAGAAGCCGTCATTCAATTCACCCACACAAATCAGACTACTGCAATACTTGCAAAGAGGTCAGCAAAGAAATCTGTACTAAATCCACAATAGTACAGAGAATGACAGAGTGTGGTGATACTGATGAGGGAGAATTACTGAGGATAAAAACAACCATAGACAGTCTAAAGTTGCATATAGCAGAACATAAAGAAAAGGCAACTATAGCACAGCACTTCTATAAACAGTCTTGCAATACAGCATGGCAAAGTCAGCAAATGATTGAAGATTTGGAAAGTAAAGATGTAAGAACTGATGAGGAAGAAATAACACTCCTTGAAgagaaaacaaattatgttgCTTGCTTTAGCATTGACTACAAAATGGTTGTCACTGTACCACAATGGCATTTGACACCACAACCAGCCATATCATATTACAAGATGAAGCTTTGTGTTGATGAAGCAGTCATTGTTCATCATAATTTTGGCAAGGCATATTCCTACATATTTGATGAAAGGTGTGGACCAAAAAATAGCAACCACACATTATCAATTTTAGACAAGCACATGAGGAGTTTGGATCTATCCTGGACAACAAAGGCCATGGTATTCATGGATAATGCTCCAAGTACTAACAAAAACACATGGCTAGTTTGCTGGATTAAAGAAATGATGGAAAG acaTGAAACTCTGCAGTATATCAGAATCTGTTTTTTGCTTGCTGGACATTCAAAGTTTATGCCTGACTGGATATTTGCATGCATGTCATCATCAATGAAGAAATGTGATATCTTCAATACCCATGACATTGAAACTGTGGCATCAACATACAGTGAAGCAAAG ATCCTTTCTGAGACTGACTTTGCTGACTGGCGTACATCATTACGGTTCCACTATGGTAGCTTAGTGGTTCATGGTATTGGTAGCTATCACGATATCATGGGAGAAAGACAAGATGGTGCAGTTGTTGTCTTGGCAAGAGATAACTTAGACAGTGGTCCATGGAAGAATATAACACCACAG ATGACAATTGAGGGGACAGCCTACccatctgaaaacatcacaccaAGAGCTCTTAAACCTGAAAAGGTAAAACAACTTCATGAAATGTATGATCGTTTCATTCCTGATGATAAAAGGCTTGACTTCCTTCCAGCACCAGTTCACATTTATATAATACCCCCTGCAACTGAAACACAACAGCAACAAGATCCATCAGCAGCATTAGGCAAGCAACACATGGATGCTCTAAAGATGGCAAGA